Proteins encoded by one window of Hyphomicrobium nitrativorans NL23:
- a CDS encoding Glu/Leu/Phe/Val family dehydrogenase gives MSHDNLLDQALVRLDEAAAHLSIDPDVIEKLKYARETAKARLMIRMDDGSRKSFIAWRCRYDDTRGPTKGGIRFHPDSDVFEVETLAFWMTFKCAVMNLPYGGGKGAVRVDPRKLSKAELERLSRAYMQAFARVIGPNRDIPAPDVYTNAMIMGWMADEYAQIVGQTEPAVITGKPIALGGSLGRDDATARGGYYLVRHLATDLGLGQGARVAVQGFGNAGQHIASLFAADGHKIVAVSDSSGAVKCDSGLNLQKLFAAKASGQSVSSTAGEDGHELMSADDLVGVDCDILAPSALENMIHEGNAAQVKAKIVLELANGPVTSEADAILEKNGIVVLPDILANAGGVTVSYFEWVQNRQGFYWTIEEIHDRLKTIMEREGRAIWDISREKNISMRTAAYVHALGRLAEAIEAHGTQSFFTS, from the coding sequence ATGTCACACGACAATCTTCTCGATCAAGCCCTCGTCCGCCTGGACGAGGCGGCCGCACATCTCAGCATCGACCCGGATGTGATCGAGAAACTCAAGTACGCGCGCGAGACGGCCAAGGCGCGGCTCATGATCCGCATGGACGACGGATCGCGCAAATCGTTCATCGCCTGGCGCTGCCGCTACGACGACACGCGCGGGCCGACCAAGGGCGGTATCCGCTTTCATCCCGACTCGGACGTCTTCGAGGTCGAGACGCTGGCCTTCTGGATGACGTTCAAGTGCGCGGTGATGAACCTGCCCTACGGCGGCGGCAAGGGTGCGGTGCGCGTCGATCCGCGCAAGCTCTCGAAAGCCGAGCTTGAGCGCCTGTCGCGGGCCTACATGCAGGCGTTCGCGCGCGTCATCGGCCCCAACCGCGATATTCCCGCGCCCGACGTCTACACCAACGCCATGATCATGGGCTGGATGGCCGACGAGTATGCGCAGATCGTCGGACAGACGGAGCCGGCCGTCATCACCGGCAAACCGATTGCGCTCGGCGGCTCGCTCGGACGCGACGACGCGACCGCGCGTGGCGGCTACTACCTCGTTCGCCATCTCGCGACCGATCTCGGTCTCGGTCAAGGCGCGCGTGTGGCCGTCCAGGGCTTCGGCAACGCGGGGCAGCATATCGCGAGCCTGTTCGCGGCCGACGGTCATAAGATCGTGGCCGTCTCGGACTCGTCCGGCGCCGTCAAGTGCGACAGCGGGCTCAACCTCCAGAAGCTGTTCGCAGCGAAGGCCAGCGGCCAGTCTGTCAGCAGCACGGCCGGGGAGGATGGGCACGAACTCATGTCGGCGGACGATCTCGTCGGCGTCGATTGCGATATCCTCGCGCCTTCCGCGTTGGAAAACATGATCCATGAAGGCAACGCGGCGCAGGTGAAAGCGAAGATCGTGCTCGAACTGGCCAACGGGCCGGTGACATCGGAAGCCGATGCGATCCTGGAGAAGAACGGCATCGTCGTGCTGCCCGACATTCTCGCGAACGCCGGTGGAGTGACGGTCTCCTACTTCGAGTGGGTTCAGAACCGCCAGGGCTTCTACTGGACCATCGAAGAGATCCACGACCGCTTGAAGACGATCATGGAACGCGAAGGCCGTGCAATCTGGGACATCTCGCGAGAGAAGAACATCTCGATGCGCACTGCCGCCTACGTGCACGCGCTCGGACGCCTCGCGGAAGCGATCGAAGCGCACGGCACGCAGAGCTTCTTCACGAGCTGA
- a CDS encoding PQQ-dependent sugar dehydrogenase, producing MRALLQSAILAPVRALSARAGASSPPIEVTYGANPTLSEPERPWIPIPHVNEMKAVGWTEDGAPVAADGLSVTRFADGLIHPRWVHALPNGDVLVAEASSLPLSNKGIVGAVMEPVMRNAGAVQETSPNRIVLLRDADGDGVAELREIFLEGLHQPFGMALLDGYLYIANTNALVRVPYSDGDLTAAGPPETVASLPFRADDNGHWTRNVIAAPDGSRLFVTVGSISNIAEQGMDVEQGRAMIHAIDPATGRVTAFATGLRNPNGMGFAPGTSTLWTVVNERDGLGDNLPPDYLTSVQEGGFYGWPWAYWGRADHRFKSEEIPAGAIERTIKPDYALGGHTAALGLVFNEKPALGSQWQGGAFVGMHGSWNRREPSGYCVIYVPFTNGKPSGMPVDVLTGFLDANNNAMGRPVGVEIAGDGALLVADDVGKVIWRVAPAVAR from the coding sequence ATGCGCGCGTTATTGCAGTCCGCCATACTTGCGCCCGTACGCGCACTTTCCGCGCGCGCTGGTGCATCATCCCCTCCGATTGAGGTGACCTATGGCGCCAATCCGACGCTCTCGGAACCGGAGCGTCCATGGATACCCATCCCACACGTCAACGAGATGAAGGCCGTGGGCTGGACCGAAGACGGCGCCCCGGTCGCGGCCGACGGCCTTTCGGTTACGCGATTTGCCGATGGCTTAATTCATCCGCGTTGGGTGCACGCGTTACCGAACGGCGATGTGCTGGTAGCCGAGGCGTCGAGCTTGCCGCTCTCCAACAAGGGGATAGTCGGCGCGGTGATGGAGCCGGTGATGCGCAACGCCGGCGCGGTGCAGGAGACCAGCCCTAATCGCATCGTGCTGTTGCGCGACGCCGATGGAGATGGCGTCGCCGAGCTGCGCGAGATCTTCCTTGAAGGCCTACACCAACCGTTCGGGATGGCTCTGCTCGATGGCTATCTTTACATCGCGAACACTAATGCGCTTGTGCGCGTGCCGTACAGCGACGGAGACCTCACCGCCGCCGGTCCGCCCGAAACCGTCGCATCCCTGCCCTTCCGCGCTGACGACAACGGTCATTGGACACGCAACGTGATCGCGGCGCCCGATGGCTCGCGCCTGTTTGTAACCGTCGGCTCGATCAGCAACATCGCCGAGCAAGGCATGGACGTTGAACAAGGGCGCGCCATGATCCACGCCATCGATCCTGCGACCGGCAGGGTCACCGCGTTTGCTACCGGACTGCGTAATCCCAACGGGATGGGATTTGCGCCTGGCACAAGTACGCTCTGGACCGTCGTTAACGAGCGTGACGGCCTAGGTGACAATCTTCCACCGGATTATCTCACCTCGGTGCAGGAAGGGGGATTCTACGGCTGGCCGTGGGCCTATTGGGGCCGGGCCGATCATCGGTTCAAGTCCGAGGAGATTCCTGCTGGCGCGATCGAACGCACGATTAAGCCCGATTACGCACTTGGCGGCCACACCGCCGCGCTTGGTCTGGTTTTTAACGAGAAGCCGGCGCTCGGCTCGCAATGGCAGGGCGGGGCCTTTGTCGGCATGCACGGCTCATGGAACCGTCGCGAACCCAGCGGCTATTGCGTGATCTACGTGCCATTTACGAACGGAAAGCCAAGCGGGATGCCGGTGGACGTGCTCACCGGGTTTCTCGATGCGAACAACAACGCGATGGGACGCCCGGTGGGCGTGGAAATCGCTGGCGATGGCGCGCTTTTGGTCGCCGATGATGTCGGCAAAGTCATTTGGCGCGTCGCACCCGCCGTTGCGCGATAG
- a CDS encoding ParA family protein, producing MKPPTGNSFSHGSRSFSDMAIRVAIGNPKGGVGKSTTAMMLAEGVALRFGARVLVLDMDPQAMATKILIGQQALHEYRSQDRGLSSLLNAWAKGRKADISRHIVPASDIIELRDRSNDIGSVDIIPSDPELLKDLGELQTIIGRVRRKQRVDALLATMFAEELSRIDRSYHLIIFDCPAGPVPLALTSFRLSNHVIVPTNLEQNSYSTLVDFWRLILSEDLGLSERLRVHILVTMYQSINPVQRQMLDHVRAGAYELNAVYRAIPHSTALQRAQMHPGTGAFRSAREKYEGAIDEVFALADTMFDRLELEGAP from the coding sequence TTGAAGCCTCCGACCGGAAACAGCTTCAGTCATGGATCCAGGAGCTTCAGTGACATGGCAATACGCGTGGCTATCGGGAACCCCAAAGGTGGCGTCGGCAAATCGACGACAGCGATGATGCTGGCGGAAGGGGTTGCGTTGCGCTTTGGCGCTCGTGTCCTGGTTCTCGATATGGATCCGCAGGCCATGGCCACGAAAATCCTGATCGGGCAGCAGGCGCTGCATGAGTACCGCAGCCAGGACCGGGGCCTGAGTTCGCTTCTCAATGCCTGGGCGAAAGGGCGTAAAGCCGACATATCGAGGCACATCGTTCCAGCGAGCGACATTATCGAACTTCGCGATCGATCTAACGATATCGGCAGCGTCGACATCATTCCGTCAGATCCGGAACTCCTCAAGGACCTGGGCGAGCTTCAGACCATCATTGGCCGAGTTCGACGCAAGCAACGTGTCGACGCTTTGCTGGCCACGATGTTCGCAGAGGAGCTTTCACGGATAGATCGCAGCTATCACCTGATCATTTTTGACTGTCCCGCCGGCCCAGTGCCCCTCGCACTGACGTCGTTCAGACTTTCAAATCACGTGATCGTGCCCACAAACCTCGAACAGAACTCCTACTCTACGCTGGTCGACTTCTGGCGTCTCATCCTGTCCGAGGATCTTGGCCTTTCCGAACGTTTGCGCGTTCATATCCTCGTCACGATGTACCAATCGATCAATCCCGTTCAACGCCAGATGCTCGACCACGTCCGCGCTGGCGCCTACGAGCTCAACGCGGTTTATCGGGCCATTCCGCACTCAACCGCTTTGCAGCGAGCCCAGATGCACCCGGGGACCGGGGCCTTCCGCTCTGCGCGAGAGAAATACGAAGGGGCCATCGACGAGGTCTTCGCTTTGGCCGACACGATGTTCGACCGTCTTGAACTTGAGGGGGCGCCATGA